One genomic window of Neisseria sp. oral taxon 014 str. F0314 includes the following:
- a CDS encoding TagF domain-containing protein: MSTEEICFFGKLNQSRDFVASNNLQENDKKFWDSWFGRCSGQNRLIPFVKIKISRPRLWLFYVRLPTAVYTGLGAYSTDLSGRSYPFVLFSHHLTSSEPEDLKRQLQLFGANLGTFRNILNNGKCLPENYFNLNNDLQDFSLPAVLPQNKLLENGIGGFWLECESGYCLEYEGLPTCSLFNKLFG; encoded by the coding sequence ATGTCAACCGAAGAAATTTGCTTTTTTGGTAAATTGAATCAGTCCCGTGATTTTGTCGCTTCCAACAATCTACAGGAAAACGATAAAAAATTTTGGGATAGCTGGTTTGGCCGATGTAGCGGTCAAAACAGACTGATTCCGTTCGTCAAAATTAAAATATCGAGACCGCGCCTATGGCTTTTTTATGTCAGACTTCCGACAGCGGTTTATACCGGACTAGGGGCATACAGTACCGATTTATCAGGAAGAAGCTATCCTTTTGTGCTATTCAGCCATCACCTTACAAGTTCCGAACCGGAAGATCTTAAACGACAGTTACAGTTATTTGGCGCAAACTTGGGAACATTCCGAAATATTCTTAACAACGGAAAATGTTTGCCGGAAAATTATTTTAATTTAAACAATGATTTACAGGATTTTTCACTACCCGCCGTGCTGCCGCAAAATAAATTATTGGAAAATGGCATCGGTGGCTTTTGGCTGGAATGTGAAAGTGGGTACTGTTTAGAATATGAAGGGCTGCCTACATGTTCTCTATTCAACAAATTATTTGGGTGA
- the tssA gene encoding type VI secretion system protein TssA: MKMFSKWELPVSKDTPAGVDIEYDSRFLELQSVAEGKPEQQYGETIIPAQEPDWAVVEKLCNQLLAESKDLRVLVYYAQALTAKYGLPGFQAGCEAIKINVDLFWDTLFPQLEDEDGEYDPFYRINALSSFSTFDGIAKELLASKLLVNGLTQALVTVKEAVAVLMGNDQQSYPGGKDRLMLDIRVGFDTAKPELVAVNQALADLKTIQDIFSTKLKDEHPLNFEAVLKPLSLINDAADYGSAGNTPQSSENSDTEDPSSPRQEAAQSSMSNEQFYADAWRRLNISNRSDVDLALEKICVYFENFEPSHPAPLFIRRVQRLMNMDFYDIMKDISPESISNLEVLIGKPEDEGTSNE; encoded by the coding sequence ATGAAAATGTTTTCTAAATGGGAATTACCTGTTTCTAAAGATACTCCCGCAGGGGTAGATATAGAATATGACAGTCGTTTTCTCGAATTGCAAAGCGTAGCTGAAGGAAAGCCCGAACAGCAGTACGGTGAGACTATCATTCCTGCCCAAGAACCTGATTGGGCAGTGGTGGAGAAATTATGTAACCAGCTTCTTGCCGAGTCAAAAGACTTGCGCGTGTTGGTCTATTACGCCCAAGCATTAACTGCCAAATACGGTTTGCCCGGCTTTCAGGCAGGATGTGAGGCCATTAAAATCAATGTGGATTTGTTTTGGGACACATTGTTTCCCCAACTGGAAGATGAAGATGGGGAATACGATCCGTTTTATCGAATCAATGCACTCAGCTCTTTTTCAACATTTGACGGAATTGCAAAAGAATTGCTTGCTTCAAAGCTGCTGGTCAACGGGCTAACACAAGCTCTGGTTACGGTAAAGGAAGCAGTAGCAGTGTTAATGGGTAATGACCAGCAAAGCTACCCTGGAGGAAAAGACCGGTTGATGCTTGACATAAGGGTTGGTTTCGATACAGCCAAACCCGAGCTGGTTGCGGTAAATCAAGCACTAGCTGACTTAAAAACCATACAGGATATTTTTTCAACAAAACTTAAAGATGAACATCCTTTGAATTTTGAGGCCGTCTTAAAACCCTTGTCCCTTATTAATGATGCTGCTGATTATGGCTCTGCTGGCAACACTCCCCAATCAAGCGAAAATTCGGATACCGAAGATCCCAGCTCACCTCGACAGGAAGCTGCCCAATCTTCAATGTCAAACGAACAATTTTATGCTGATGCATGGCGTCGTCTAAATATAAGTAACAGATCTGATGTTGATTTAGCATTAGAGAAAATCTGTGTGTACTTTGAAAATTTTGAACCAAGCCACCCTGCCCCTTTATTTATCCGCAGGGTTCAACGGCTAATGAATATGGATTTCTACGACATCATGAAAGACATCAGCCCCGAAAGCATTTCAAACTTGGAGGTCCTTATTGGGAAGCCTGAAGATGAAGGAACTTCCAACGAATAA
- the tssB gene encoding type VI secretion system contractile sheath small subunit, whose amino-acid sequence MSQNKSSGQKFIARNRAPRVQIEYDVELYGSEKKIELPFIMGVMADLVGKPVEPLPELAERKFLEIDVDNFNDRMKALKPRLAFNVKNTLTGEGNLSVELEFESMDDFSPAAVAKKVEPLNELLQARTELSNLLSYMDGKTGAEELIGKVLGDSELLKSLAATPRASQEDKQ is encoded by the coding sequence ATGTCGCAAAATAAATCATCCGGGCAGAAATTTATTGCCCGAAATCGGGCTCCACGTGTTCAGATTGAATATGATGTGGAACTATACGGTTCAGAAAAAAAAATCGAGCTGCCCTTTATTATGGGCGTAATGGCCGATTTGGTCGGAAAGCCAGTCGAGCCATTACCGGAATTGGCCGAACGCAAATTTTTGGAAATTGATGTCGATAATTTCAACGATCGTATGAAGGCACTTAAGCCCCGCCTTGCATTTAATGTTAAAAACACGCTTACTGGTGAAGGTAATTTAAGCGTCGAGCTGGAATTCGAAAGCATGGATGATTTCTCTCCCGCTGCCGTCGCGAAAAAAGTCGAACCGTTAAACGAATTGTTACAAGCACGTACTGAGTTATCTAACTTGTTATCGTATATGGATGGTAAAACCGGAGCTGAGGAATTAATCGGTAAAGTTCTAGGCGACAGTGAATTACTGAAAAGCCTTGCGGCTACACCAAGAGCTTCACAGGAAGACAAACAATAA
- the tssC gene encoding type VI secretion system contractile sheath large subunit, with amino-acid sequence MAEKQLETQRSSSAQTVFAEGEFEKLLQKEFKPRTEEAKSAVTNAVATLAQQALQNVVTISDDTYQTIEAIIAELDRKLSEQINLILHHEEFQKLEGAWRGLHHLVTNTETDTLLKIKVLPISKKEVARNLKRFKGTAWDQSPLFKRIYEEEYGQFGGEPFGCLVGDYYFDHSAPDVEMLNSMEKIAAAAHCPFIAGASPRLMQMESWQELANPRDLSKIFQNAEYAPWRSLRESEDSRYIGLALPRFLSRLPYGATTNPVDEFDFEEETEGADHNKYTWANAAYAMAVNINRSFKYYGWCTSIRGVESGGIVENLPCHTFPTDDGGVDMKCPTEIAISDRREAELATLGFMPLVHRKNTDLAAFIGAQSLHKPAEYYDPDATANARLSARLPYLFACCRFAHYLKCIVRDKIGSFREREDMERWLNEWIMNYVDGDPVNSTQETKARKPLAAAEVVVEEVEDNPGYYTSKFFLRPHYQLEGLTVSLRLVSKLPSAKKE; translated from the coding sequence ATGGCTGAAAAACAATTAGAAACTCAAAGAAGCAGCAGTGCCCAAACTGTATTTGCAGAAGGTGAATTTGAAAAACTGTTGCAAAAAGAATTTAAACCAAGAACGGAAGAAGCAAAAAGCGCAGTAACTAATGCAGTGGCGACGCTTGCCCAACAAGCATTGCAAAATGTAGTTACAATTTCTGATGATACATATCAAACAATTGAGGCTATCATTGCCGAGCTTGATAGAAAATTGTCTGAGCAAATAAATTTGATTCTGCATCATGAAGAATTCCAAAAACTTGAAGGTGCTTGGCGCGGTCTCCATCATTTGGTCACTAATACAGAAACAGATACTTTGTTGAAAATCAAAGTATTACCGATTTCAAAAAAAGAGGTAGCACGCAATCTGAAACGATTTAAAGGTACTGCTTGGGACCAAAGCCCTCTATTTAAACGTATTTATGAAGAAGAATACGGGCAGTTCGGTGGAGAACCATTCGGCTGCTTGGTTGGAGATTATTACTTTGATCACTCGGCTCCAGACGTAGAAATGCTTAATAGCATGGAAAAGATTGCAGCAGCGGCGCACTGTCCATTCATTGCAGGAGCTTCTCCGAGATTAATGCAGATGGAGTCGTGGCAGGAGCTAGCCAATCCTCGTGATTTAAGTAAGATTTTCCAAAACGCCGAATATGCACCTTGGCGCAGCCTGAGGGAATCTGAAGATTCACGTTACATTGGTTTGGCCTTACCGCGATTTTTATCCCGTCTGCCTTACGGCGCAACAACCAATCCGGTTGACGAATTTGACTTTGAAGAAGAAACAGAAGGTGCAGATCATAATAAATATACATGGGCAAATGCTGCCTATGCGATGGCCGTTAACATCAACAGATCATTTAAATACTATGGCTGGTGCACCTCTATACGTGGTGTAGAATCAGGTGGCATTGTCGAAAATCTGCCTTGTCATACATTCCCTACGGATGATGGCGGCGTAGATATGAAATGTCCTACCGAAATCGCAATCAGTGATCGTCGTGAAGCTGAATTGGCGACTTTGGGCTTTATGCCGTTAGTTCACAGAAAAAATACCGACTTGGCAGCATTTATCGGTGCACAGTCATTGCATAAACCTGCCGAATATTATGATCCGGATGCGACCGCTAATGCACGTTTGTCTGCGCGTTTGCCCTATCTTTTTGCTTGTTGCCGTTTTGCTCATTATTTGAAATGTATTGTAAGGGATAAAATCGGTTCTTTCCGCGAACGTGAAGATATGGAGCGTTGGCTGAACGAGTGGATTATGAATTATGTTGATGGTGATCCCGTTAACTCCACTCAAGAAACCAAAGCACGTAAGCCGCTTGCCGCAGCCGAAGTAGTGGTTGAAGAAGTAGAAGACAATCCTGGTTACTATACTTCCAAATTCTTCCTCCGCCCTCACTATCAACTTGAAGGTTTAACGGTTTCTCTGCGTTTAGTTTCCAAACTGCCTTCAGCAAAAAAAGAGTAA
- a CDS encoding type VI secretion system tube protein Hcp, protein MAIDMFMKVEGVNGEAKDANHKDWTDIESFDWGAEQPGAMTSGGGGGAGKVNFNDLTVIAAIDKAAPTILKNCATGQHLSKVEISVCKAGGNQIEYSRTTLEDVLVTGVKFIGVQDNDSLKMRYTFQAAKVKNQYWEQTDKGSKGAEVQMAFNIKENKSA, encoded by the coding sequence ATGGCTATTGATATGTTTATGAAAGTCGAAGGAGTCAATGGTGAAGCCAAAGACGCCAACCACAAAGACTGGACTGATATTGAAAGCTTCGACTGGGGTGCGGAACAGCCTGGCGCAATGACAAGCGGCGGCGGCGGCGGTGCTGGTAAAGTAAATTTCAATGATTTAACCGTTATTGCCGCTATTGATAAAGCTGCTCCAACGATTTTGAAAAACTGTGCAACAGGCCAGCACTTGAGCAAAGTGGAAATCTCGGTATGTAAAGCCGGTGGTAACCAAATCGAGTATTCTCGCACTACATTGGAAGATGTTTTGGTTACTGGCGTAAAATTTATCGGCGTTCAAGATAATGATTCGCTGAAAATGCGCTACACTTTCCAAGCTGCTAAGGTAAAAAACCAATATTGGGAACAAACTGACAAAGGTTCTAAAGGAGCTGAAGTTCAAATGGCTTTCAATATCAAAGAGAATAAATCCGCATAA